In Electrophorus electricus isolate fEleEle1 chromosome 12, fEleEle1.pri, whole genome shotgun sequence, a single window of DNA contains:
- the atp1b4 gene encoding protein ATP1B4 has protein sequence MEPEPSAGGDEDLQTSAPKARAGSLHKHSHELAEALEVEQEGLVEHQPLEQDDLNFERWKPKPKPKRTLHEKIGDLKTYLWNPETKEFMGRSGKSWSLILLFYAALYVFLAAMFAGCMCCLMWSISPYSPTYNDRVMPPGMTMTPHFHDVHGLVVLFNASDRSSWKKYARVLEAQLKPYDDVVQERRNMACTQDGYFMQDDLEESAERKACQFKRSWLGPCSGSQDKDFGYSKGKPCILLRMNRILGYLPGQGTPVNVACGVKKGTSESLGEVDFYPKNIFNLMYYPYYGKLRHVNYSSPLVAVHFSRVQYDTYLHVQCKLHGKGIINDSPTDRHLGSVSFSLEVGA, from the exons ATGGAACCCGAACCCAGCGCGGGCGGGGACGAAGACCTACAGACCTCCGCACCAAAAGCG CGTGCTGGTTCCCTGCACAAGCACAGCCACGAGCTAGCAGAAGCTctggaggtggagcaggagggTCTGGTGGAGCACCAGCCGCTGGAGCAAGACGATCTCAACTTTGAGAGATGGAAACCAAAGCCCAAGCCCAAGAGGACGCTGCACGAGAAGATCGGCGACCTGAAAACATACCTGTGGAACCCAGAGACCAAGGAGTTCATGGGCCGCTCGGGGAAGAGCTGGA GCCTCATTCTTCTCTTCTATGCAGCACTCTACGTTTTCCTGGCAGCCATGTTCGCCGGCTGCATGTGCTGCCTGATGTGGTCCATCAGTCCCTACAGCCCGACCTACAACGACAGGGTCATGCCTCCAG GTATGACGATGACACCACATTTTCATGATGTTCATGGGTTAGTAGTTCTCTTCAACGCCTCAGACCGCAGCTCATGGAAGAAGTACGCCAGGGTGCTGGAAGCTCAGCTCAAAC CCTACGACGATGTGGTTCAAGAAAGGCGGAACATGGCATGCACGCAGGATGGCTATTTCATGCAGGACGACCTGGAAGAGAGTGCTGAACGCAAAGCGTGCCAGTTCAAGAGGTCGTGGCTAGGGCCATGCTCCGGCAGCCAGGATAAGGACTTTGGCTACTCCAAGGGTAAACCTTGCATCCTCCTCAGAATGAACCGG ATTCTGGGCTACTTACCTGGTCAAGGCACTCCAGTAAACGTGGCATGTGGTGTTAAA AAAGGGACATCTGAGAGCCTTGGAGAAGTTGATTTCtatccaaaaaatattttcaaccTGATGTACTATCCTTACTACGGGAAGCTCAGACAC GTAAACTACAGCTCCCCGCTGGTTGCCGTTCACTTCTCTAGGGTCCAGTACGACACCTATCTACATGTGCAGTGTAAACTACACGGTAAAGGTATCATCAATGATTCTCCCACTGACCGCCACCTCGGTAGCGTGTCTTTCTCTCTAGAGGTCGGCGCATAG
- the tmem255a gene encoding transmembrane protein 255A isoform X2, protein MPAGSNAQASGIPMSDAVGSFKRRKRKSIVVSAMLLTVSVLILVFGLAATTKTQNITVGGYYPGVILGFGSFLGIIGAHLTENKRQMDLGPLYAGRCEYYSSVTSFDLDVHCQTASRMSCNLRVKSNTCYCCDLYNCGKEHPLLGLQSKDVLKKFRKSSMIWNRVDLRGGYHEYTEVRSCQDVVHLYHLLWSATILNIIALFLGIVTAAVLGGFKDMMPTAAPDTCEPVPLVAPRPPDSLAPPASNYFYNPAPSLPPYTTYDLQGSNIFHDSSGLSDESQSGASHTWPTMIPPRYSPPYYTPDDKPPPYSP, encoded by the exons ATGCCAGCGGGATCGAATGCGCAAGCCAGTGGGATACCGATGTCCGATGCAGTGG GATCATTCAAAAGAAGGAAGAGGAAGTCCATCGTAGTGTCTGCAATGCTGCTCACGGTGTCTGTGCTCATCCTTGTCTTCGGTCTGGCTGCTactacaaaaacacagaacatcacGGTTGGTGGTTACTATCCTGGAGTCATT CTTGGTTTCGGCTCCTTTCTCGGAATTATTGGAGCCCATTTAACAGAGAATAAGAGGCAGATG GACCTCGGACCTCTTTACGCTGGTCGATGTGAATACTATTCCAGCGTGACCTCCTTTGACCTCGAT GTCCACTGCCAGACTGCGTCACGCATGTCCTGCAATCTGCGTGTGAAGAGTAACACCTGCTACTGCTGTGACCTCTATAACTGTGGCAA AGAACATCCTCTTTTGGGACTTCAGAGTAAAGATGTTCTGAAAAAATTTAGGAAATCATCCATGATTTGGAa TCGTGTTGATCTCAGAGGAGGTTACCACGAGTACACAGAAGTTCGGAGTTGCCAAGATGTTGTGCACCTCTACCATCTGCTGTGGTCTGCTACCATCCTCAACATTATTGCCCTTTTTCTGGGCATCGTCACAGCAGCAGTGCTTGGGGGTTTCAAGGACATG atgcCAACAGCAGCCCCTGACACATGTGAGCCGGTCCCTCTGGTTGCCCCCAGACCTCCAGACAGTCTTGCCCCACCTGCCTCCAACTACTTCTACAACCCCGCCCCCAGCTTACCACCCTACACGACCTACGACCTACAG GGATCCAACATATTCCATGACTCTTCTGGTCTATCTGACGAATCCCAGTCTGGAGCTAGTCATACGTGGCCCACTATGATCCCCCCCCGCTACTCTCCACCTTACTACACACCTGACGACAAACCTCCACCATACAGTCCTTAG
- the tmem255a gene encoding transmembrane protein 255A isoform X1, protein MPAGSNAQASGIPMSDAVGSFKRRKRKSIVVSAMLLTVSVLILVFGLAATTKTQNITVGGYYPGVILGFGSFLGIIGAHLTENKRQMLVASIVFISFGVVAAFCCAIVDGVFAARHIDLGPLYAGRCEYYSSVTSFDLDVHCQTASRMSCNLRVKSNTCYCCDLYNCGKEHPLLGLQSKDVLKKFRKSSMIWNRVDLRGGYHEYTEVRSCQDVVHLYHLLWSATILNIIALFLGIVTAAVLGGFKDMMPTAAPDTCEPVPLVAPRPPDSLAPPASNYFYNPAPSLPPYTTYDLQGSNIFHDSSGLSDESQSGASHTWPTMIPPRYSPPYYTPDDKPPPYSP, encoded by the exons ATGCCAGCGGGATCGAATGCGCAAGCCAGTGGGATACCGATGTCCGATGCAGTGG GATCATTCAAAAGAAGGAAGAGGAAGTCCATCGTAGTGTCTGCAATGCTGCTCACGGTGTCTGTGCTCATCCTTGTCTTCGGTCTGGCTGCTactacaaaaacacagaacatcacGGTTGGTGGTTACTATCCTGGAGTCATT CTTGGTTTCGGCTCCTTTCTCGGAATTATTGGAGCCCATTTAACAGAGAATAAGAGGCAGATG CTGGTGGCGTCCATTGTCTTCATCAGCTTTGGAGTGGTCGCTGCATTCTGCTGTGCCATTGTGGATGGTGTTTTTGCAGCCAGGCACATA GACCTCGGACCTCTTTACGCTGGTCGATGTGAATACTATTCCAGCGTGACCTCCTTTGACCTCGAT GTCCACTGCCAGACTGCGTCACGCATGTCCTGCAATCTGCGTGTGAAGAGTAACACCTGCTACTGCTGTGACCTCTATAACTGTGGCAA AGAACATCCTCTTTTGGGACTTCAGAGTAAAGATGTTCTGAAAAAATTTAGGAAATCATCCATGATTTGGAa TCGTGTTGATCTCAGAGGAGGTTACCACGAGTACACAGAAGTTCGGAGTTGCCAAGATGTTGTGCACCTCTACCATCTGCTGTGGTCTGCTACCATCCTCAACATTATTGCCCTTTTTCTGGGCATCGTCACAGCAGCAGTGCTTGGGGGTTTCAAGGACATG atgcCAACAGCAGCCCCTGACACATGTGAGCCGGTCCCTCTGGTTGCCCCCAGACCTCCAGACAGTCTTGCCCCACCTGCCTCCAACTACTTCTACAACCCCGCCCCCAGCTTACCACCCTACACGACCTACGACCTACAG GGATCCAACATATTCCATGACTCTTCTGGTCTATCTGACGAATCCCAGTCTGGAGCTAGTCATACGTGGCCCACTATGATCCCCCCCCGCTACTCTCCACCTTACTACACACCTGACGACAAACCTCCACCATACAGTCCTTAG